One stretch of Desulfurobacterium atlanticum DNA includes these proteins:
- a CDS encoding ATP-binding cassette domain-containing protein produces MVILEGLNIYKSFPVKKNFFGKVIEKKEVLKGVSVKLEKGKTVAIIGESGCGKSTLGKILLDIEKPDSGKVLYKGKDITAMSKSDYWKYRVNIQAIFQNPYNSLNPRMKVFDIVSEGLKINSLFTKDELKEKVEEAVTLVGLPFSVLNFYPHQLSGGQRQRVAIARAIVMKPEIIVADEPTSALDVSVQSQIINLFLEIQERFNIGYLFISHSPAVVDSIADTVFLIKNGTIQNIEKHDLLSFVSFFDF; encoded by the coding sequence ATGGTTATTCTTGAAGGGTTAAATATTTATAAATCTTTCCCTGTAAAGAAAAATTTTTTTGGCAAAGTTATAGAGAAAAAAGAAGTTTTAAAAGGTGTTTCTGTAAAGCTTGAGAAAGGAAAAACTGTAGCAATTATCGGAGAGAGCGGTTGTGGAAAATCCACTCTTGGTAAGATTCTTCTTGATATTGAAAAACCTGATAGTGGAAAGGTGTTGTATAAAGGGAAAGATATTACTGCTATGTCAAAGAGTGATTATTGGAAATATAGAGTAAATATTCAGGCGATTTTTCAAAATCCTTACAACTCCTTAAATCCCAGGATGAAGGTGTTTGATATAGTTTCTGAAGGATTAAAAATAAATTCTCTTTTTACAAAAGATGAATTAAAAGAAAAAGTTGAAGAGGCGGTTACTCTTGTCGGGCTTCCTTTTTCTGTTCTTAACTTTTATCCCCATCAGCTTTCAGGAGGTCAGAGACAGAGAGTGGCAATAGCAAGGGCCATTGTTATGAAACCTGAAATTATTGTAGCAGATGAGCCAACATCTGCTCTTGATGTTTCGGTTCAGTCTCAAATAATTAATCTTTTTCTTGAAATCCAGGAGCGGTTTAATATTGGCTATTTATTTATTTCTCACTCACCTGCTGTGGTTGATTCTATAGCTGATACAGTTTTTTTAATAAAAAACGGGACTATTCAAAATATAGAAAAACATGATTTGTTAAGTTTTGTGAGTTTTTTTGATTTCTAA
- the panB gene encoding 3-methyl-2-oxobutanoate hydroxymethyltransferase produces MKKVTTKTLREMKINGEKIAMLTAYDYTSALIVDNAGVDVILVGDSLGMVMLGYDSTVPVTMEEMVHHTKAVVRGVERALVVFDMPFLSYQTGVRDAILNAGRALKETGCDAVKIEGGIEQKSTIKALVDAGIPVCGHIGLQPQSVNVYGGYVLRGKGEEREKLIADAKAVEEAGAFAVVLEKIPSDLAKEITETLSIPTIGIGAGPFCDGQVLVFHDMLGIFDKFKPKFVKRYAELGKEMRRAISDYVEEVKTGKFPDREHSY; encoded by the coding sequence ATGAAAAAAGTGACAACAAAAACCTTAAGAGAGATGAAGATTAACGGTGAAAAGATAGCTATGCTTACAGCGTATGATTACACTTCTGCTTTGATTGTTGATAATGCCGGTGTTGATGTTATTCTTGTCGGTGATTCTCTTGGGATGGTGATGCTTGGTTATGATTCAACAGTTCCTGTTACTATGGAAGAGATGGTTCATCATACTAAAGCTGTTGTAAGGGGAGTTGAAAGAGCGCTTGTTGTGTTTGATATGCCTTTTCTTTCTTATCAGACAGGCGTCAGGGATGCAATTTTAAATGCCGGTAGAGCTTTGAAGGAAACAGGCTGTGATGCGGTGAAAATAGAGGGGGGTATAGAGCAGAAAAGTACTATTAAAGCCCTTGTTGATGCAGGAATTCCTGTCTGTGGGCATATAGGTTTACAACCGCAGAGTGTAAATGTTTACGGTGGTTATGTTTTAAGGGGCAAAGGGGAAGAGAGAGAGAAGCTTATTGCTGATGCTAAAGCTGTTGAAGAAGCCGGTGCGTTTGCTGTTGTTCTGGAAAAAATTCCTTCAGACCTTGCGAAAGAGATAACAGAAACTCTTTCTATTCCCACTATAGGAATAGGTGCGGGACCGTTTTGTGATGGTCAGGTGCTTGTGTTTCATGATATGCTTGGAATTTTTGATAAATTTAAACCAAAATTTGTTAAAAGATATGCAGAACTGGGAAAAGAGATGAGAAGGGCTATTTCAGATTATGTTGAAGAAGTGAAGACAGGTAAATTTCCTGACAGGGAGCACTCTTACTAA
- a CDS encoding 2-isopropylmalate synthase: MVEKVYIFDTTLRDGEQTPGVNLTVDEKVQIAKQLERLGVDIIEAGFAISSPADFEAIKRISQEVKKSTICSLARAVEIDIKTAWDALKEAEKPRIHTFIATSDIHLKYKLKMSREEVLKRAVKAVKLIKEISEGKAEIEFSPEDAVRTELSYLYEVLEAVIEAGANVVNIPDTVGYAIPDEWHDKIAAIKENVKNIDKAIISVHCHNDLGLATANSLMAIKAGARQVECTINGIGERAGNAALEEIVMAIKVRKDQFPVYTDIDTTQIYRTSQLVSRLTGIIISRTKPIVGDNAFAHESGIHQHGVLENRETYEIMKPEDIGLKESKIVLGKHSGRHAFKKKLDEMGIKLSEEQLNEAFNRFKELASRKKEIFDIDIELIVEGLEDTEKDKNYKLIYNQAVSGEGIIPSATVKIETPHGEKLGLAVGNGPVDATYKAIKNALNIGEEIQLKDFKIRALTSGTDALAEVFLTIEFEDINVSGRGVDSDIVRASALAFLEALDRLEKRKKKHH, encoded by the coding sequence ATTGTGGAAAAAGTTTACATATTTGACACAACTTTAAGGGACGGAGAACAAACTCCAGGTGTTAATTTAACAGTTGATGAAAAGGTGCAGATAGCAAAACAACTTGAACGCCTTGGAGTGGATATAATAGAAGCTGGATTTGCAATCAGCTCTCCGGCAGATTTTGAGGCTATAAAAAGAATTTCTCAGGAAGTTAAGAAATCAACAATATGTTCCCTTGCAAGAGCTGTTGAAATCGATATAAAAACAGCCTGGGATGCACTTAAAGAAGCTGAAAAACCAAGAATCCACACATTCATTGCTACATCAGATATTCATCTTAAATACAAACTGAAAATGTCAAGAGAAGAGGTATTAAAAAGAGCCGTAAAAGCTGTGAAACTTATAAAAGAAATCAGCGAAGGAAAAGCGGAAATTGAATTCTCACCTGAAGATGCTGTAAGAACCGAACTTTCTTACCTTTATGAGGTGCTTGAAGCTGTAATAGAAGCCGGAGCAAACGTTGTAAACATACCTGACACAGTAGGCTATGCAATTCCAGATGAATGGCACGACAAAATAGCCGCAATAAAGGAAAACGTTAAGAACATAGATAAAGCTATCATAAGTGTCCACTGCCACAACGACCTTGGCCTTGCCACTGCAAACTCCCTTATGGCGATAAAAGCTGGAGCAAGGCAGGTTGAGTGTACAATAAATGGGATAGGTGAAAGAGCCGGGAATGCTGCTCTGGAAGAGATTGTTATGGCAATAAAAGTAAGAAAAGACCAGTTTCCAGTTTACACAGATATAGACACAACACAGATATACAGAACTTCTCAACTTGTAAGCAGACTAACAGGTATTATCATTTCAAGAACAAAACCGATAGTTGGAGATAATGCTTTTGCCCACGAATCAGGAATACATCAGCACGGAGTTTTAGAGAATAGAGAGACTTACGAAATTATGAAGCCGGAAGATATAGGACTTAAGGAATCAAAAATAGTTCTTGGTAAACATTCTGGAAGGCATGCTTTTAAGAAAAAACTTGATGAAATGGGTATCAAACTCTCTGAAGAACAGCTTAACGAAGCTTTCAACAGGTTTAAAGAACTTGCATCAAGAAAAAAGGAGATATTTGACATTGACATAGAACTTATAGTTGAAGGACTTGAGGATACCGAAAAAGATAAGAACTACAAACTTATATATAATCAAGCTGTAAGTGGAGAAGGGATAATCCCATCTGCAACTGTAAAAATAGAAACACCTCACGGTGAAAAGCTCGGTCTTGCAGTTGGCAACGGTCCTGTTGATGCTACTTATAAAGCGATAAAAAATGCACTTAATATAGGAGAAGAGATACAGCTTAAAGATTTTAAAATAAGAGCTTTAACTTCTGGAACAGATGCCCTTGCTGAAGTTTTTCTTACAATAGAGTTTGAAGATATAAATGTTAGCGGAAGAGGTGTTGATTCTGACATAGTCAGAGCTTCAGCCCTTGCTTTCCTTGAAGCTCTTGACAGGCTGGAAAAGAGGAAAAAGAAGCACCATTAA